One window of Desulfovibrio sp. TomC genomic DNA carries:
- a CDS encoding DUF58 domain-containing protein, translating into MQAAQLLARARRVRLFQNGAADAPLAGVYRSAYRGAGMEYEESREYTPGDDVAAMDWKATARLGRPFVKRYREERSRTLMLAVDASPSMAFAAAGPSLYETAAVAAVTLAVSAAASRDRVGLVLFTDRVEAFVPPTAGPAMPYAVARTLAETIPAGRTTDPAPALALAATALAHRAVVFVLSDFLAGEFTVPLGRLAARHDVAAACLAANDQTSLPPAGLVTVTDLETGGAALLDCGNSAARSRYAAAREQSRRQTLAALAAVGAEVLTLPGNTPPAPALAAFFRRRAGGAPARRRIGRPL; encoded by the coding sequence ATGCAGGCAGCACAACTTCTCGCCAGGGCGCGCCGGGTGCGTCTTTTCCAAAACGGCGCGGCCGACGCCCCGTTGGCCGGCGTCTACCGGAGCGCCTACCGGGGCGCCGGCATGGAATATGAAGAATCCCGGGAATACACCCCGGGCGACGATGTCGCGGCCATGGACTGGAAGGCCACCGCCCGCCTGGGCCGGCCCTTTGTCAAACGCTACCGCGAGGAACGCAGCCGCACGCTCATGCTGGCCGTGGACGCCAGTCCCTCCATGGCCTTTGCCGCCGCCGGGCCATCCCTGTACGAAACCGCCGCCGTCGCCGCCGTCACCCTGGCCGTCAGCGCCGCCGCCAGCCGCGACCGGGTGGGGCTGGTGCTTTTCACCGACCGGGTCGAGGCCTTTGTGCCGCCGACCGCCGGCCCGGCCATGCCCTACGCCGTGGCCCGGACCCTGGCCGAAACCATACCGGCCGGACGCACGACCGATCCCGCCCCGGCCCTGGCCCTGGCCGCCACCGCCCTGGCCCACCGGGCCGTGGTCTTTGTCCTGTCCGATTTCCTGGCCGGCGAGTTCACCGTGCCCCTGGGACGTCTAGCCGCCCGCCACGACGTGGCCGCCGCCTGCCTGGCCGCCAACGACCAGACATCCCTGCCCCCGGCCGGGCTTGTGACCGTGACCGACCTGGAAACCGGCGGGGCCGCCCTCCTCGACTGCGGCAATTCCGCCGCCCGGTCCCGCTACGCCGCCGCCCGGGAGCAAAGCCGCCGCCAGACCCTGGCCGCCCTGGCCGCTGTCGGGGCCGAGGTCCTGACACTCCCCGGCAACACCCCGCCCGCCCCGGCCCTGGCCGCCTTTTTCCGCCGCCGGGCCGGCGGCGCGCCCGCCCGTCGCCGGATCGGCCGCCCGCTATGA
- a CDS encoding VWA domain-containing protein produces the protein MALAHPLALLLLLALPLASLLRRRLANRGALGLPDPAAVRAAGRPSLAVRLPGLLRPLGAALAICALAGPGLAPGEPVLLGRGVDIMLAIDLSESMAAMDMRLTDRTVTRLEAVAEAAGRFAAARPGDRIGLVAFGSRAYTVIPPTTDRDVLHKALSSLEVGAAGRKTAMGDALGLAVKRLAESPGLSRVAVLFGDGRSNTGELDPQTAARTAAARGVRVFAVGVGGDEPAAFLVSHPLLGRQIVYEKAPVDTQTLAAMAKGGGGEFFRAEDAAGLARASAAIAALEPSDILAVPRDAVPLAPLLAAASVCLLTLWAALGATRALRLP, from the coding sequence ATGGCCCTGGCCCATCCCCTGGCCCTGCTCCTGCTGCTGGCTCTTCCCCTGGCCTCGCTCCTTCGTCGCCGCCTGGCCAACCGGGGGGCGCTTGGCCTGCCCGATCCGGCCGCCGTCCGGGCAGCCGGCCGCCCCTCCCTGGCCGTGCGTCTGCCGGGCCTGCTGCGGCCCCTTGGCGCGGCCCTGGCCATTTGCGCTCTGGCCGGCCCGGGCCTTGCCCCAGGCGAACCAGTGCTCCTTGGCCGGGGCGTGGACATCATGCTGGCCATTGATCTGTCCGAATCCATGGCCGCCATGGACATGCGCCTTACAGACCGCACCGTGACCCGCCTGGAGGCTGTGGCCGAAGCGGCCGGACGCTTTGCCGCCGCCCGGCCGGGCGACCGCATCGGCCTTGTCGCCTTCGGCTCCCGGGCCTACACCGTCATCCCGCCGACCACAGACCGGGATGTGCTGCATAAGGCCCTCTCCAGCCTGGAAGTGGGCGCGGCCGGACGCAAGACCGCCATGGGCGACGCCTTGGGGCTGGCCGTCAAGCGGCTGGCCGAAAGCCCGGGGCTGTCCCGGGTGGCCGTCCTTTTCGGCGACGGCCGCTCCAATACCGGCGAGCTGGACCCCCAGACGGCGGCCCGGACGGCGGCGGCCAGAGGGGTGCGGGTCTTTGCCGTGGGGGTCGGCGGGGACGAACCGGCCGCCTTTCTGGTCAGCCACCCCCTGCTTGGCCGGCAAATCGTCTATGAAAAGGCCCCGGTCGATACCCAAACCCTGGCCGCCATGGCGAAGGGCGGCGGCGGAGAATTTTTCCGGGCCGAGGACGCGGCCGGTCTGGCCCGGGCCTCGGCCGCCATCGCCGCCCTGGAGCCAAGCGACATCCTGGCCGTGCCGCGAGACGCCGTCCCCCTGGCTCCGCTCCTGGCCGCAGCGTCGGTCTGCCTGCTCACCCTGTGGGCCGCGTTGGGCGCAACCCGCGCCCTGAGGCTGCCATGA
- a CDS encoding tetratricopeptide repeat protein, which produces MTFARPQWLWLLAAVAVCLVCALLARARRRSIAAAYPTLAASPGRRGLKSLCFLLGLTAIALAAAGPRFGFPEGPATMNPSPRLRLIIALDCSRSMLARDLAPNRLGAAKALVLDVLTRLPAVEAGLVGFAGRSWLACPVTPDRSALALFLDALSPDAAPLGGTDLATALEAARLALGGTRPGMILLVSDGEGTASPESDRPVNDVPVFTVAVGSALPAPVPGADGTPLRTKAGAPVAAGVDVAGLAELARQSGGAAFRLSPEIPSPAKALADALIARGRQEAAAAATGPIALDARSGDESGLFLAAGIALLLCDMLLAPVAGRLLPVLALIVLAAGPALAASSAAEKTGQGLTAYARGDYPAARAAFLAARARDPDDPTILYDIGATSYRQGRFTDAHAAFDRAAGLAAPPLAAKARYNQGNAAYRLGDVPGALAAYEAALALDPNDADARANLDWLRANPTPPTPPKTGDKPDERRPGQSPDGQNDPAQAQSGQAPSPQGTDDGSGQQTAPDQPPQPGPPPDMADPAKTQEAHVPVAGPDGEKGGPRRANSPGAADDPILDRIPDLPGLPVAPVYGRPTVEKDW; this is translated from the coding sequence ATGACCTTCGCCCGTCCCCAATGGCTGTGGCTCCTGGCCGCCGTGGCCGTCTGCCTCGTCTGTGCCTTGCTGGCCCGCGCCCGCCGCCGATCCATTGCCGCGGCCTATCCGACCCTGGCCGCGTCGCCGGGCAGGAGGGGGCTCAAGAGCCTGTGCTTTCTCCTGGGGCTTACCGCCATCGCCCTGGCCGCCGCCGGCCCCCGGTTCGGTTTCCCGGAAGGCCCGGCGACAATGAACCCTTCCCCCAGGCTGCGCCTGATCATCGCCCTGGACTGCTCGCGCAGCATGCTGGCCCGCGACCTCGCCCCGAACCGGCTTGGCGCGGCCAAGGCCCTGGTTCTCGATGTCCTGACCCGGCTGCCGGCCGTGGAAGCCGGGCTGGTCGGCTTTGCCGGCCGAAGCTGGCTGGCCTGCCCCGTCACCCCCGACCGCTCGGCCCTGGCCCTTTTTCTCGACGCCCTCTCCCCGGACGCCGCCCCCCTTGGCGGCACCGATCTGGCCACGGCCCTGGAAGCCGCCCGACTGGCCCTGGGCGGGACACGGCCGGGCATGATCCTCCTGGTCAGCGACGGCGAGGGAACCGCCAGCCCCGAGTCCGACCGACCGGTCAACGACGTGCCGGTCTTTACCGTGGCCGTGGGTTCGGCCCTGCCCGCCCCCGTGCCCGGGGCCGACGGCACGCCCCTTCGCACCAAGGCCGGTGCGCCGGTTGCGGCCGGGGTGGACGTGGCCGGTCTGGCCGAACTGGCCCGGCAAAGCGGCGGCGCAGCCTTTCGCCTGTCCCCGGAGATTCCGTCCCCGGCCAAGGCCCTGGCCGACGCCCTGATCGCCCGGGGCCGGCAGGAAGCGGCGGCTGCCGCGACCGGCCCGATCGCCCTGGACGCCAGGTCCGGAGACGAGAGCGGACTGTTTCTGGCCGCCGGCATCGCCCTGCTCCTTTGCGACATGCTTCTGGCCCCGGTGGCCGGCCGGCTGCTCCCGGTCCTGGCCCTCATTGTCCTCGCCGCCGGCCCGGCCCTGGCCGCTTCCTCGGCCGCCGAAAAAACCGGACAGGGGCTCACCGCCTATGCCCGCGGCGACTATCCGGCCGCCCGGGCCGCCTTCCTGGCCGCCCGGGCCAGAGACCCCGACGATCCGACCATCCTCTACGACATCGGCGCAACCTCGTACCGCCAGGGCCGCTTTACGGACGCCCACGCCGCTTTCGACCGGGCCGCCGGCCTGGCCGCGCCGCCGCTTGCCGCCAAGGCCCGCTACAACCAGGGCAACGCCGCCTATCGCCTGGGCGACGTGCCCGGGGCCCTCGCCGCCTACGAGGCTGCCCTGGCGCTTGATCCCAACGACGCCGACGCCCGGGCCAACCTCGACTGGCTGCGGGCCAATCCGACACCGCCCACGCCGCCCAAGACCGGCGATAAACCCGACGAGCGCCGGCCCGGCCAGTCCCCGGACGGCCAAAACGACCCTGCCCAGGCCCAGTCCGGACAGGCTCCTTCGCCCCAGGGAACCGACGACGGCAGCGGCCAACAGACGGCCCCGGACCAGCCGCCCCAGCCCGGTCCCCCGCCCGACATGGCCGATCCGGCCAAGACCCAGGAAGCCCACGTGCCGGTCGCCGGCCCGGACGGCGAAAAAGGCGGCCCCCGCCGGGCCAATTCGCCAGGGGCAGCCGATGATCCCATCCTCGACCGCATCCCGGATCTGCCCGGACTGCCGGTGGCGCCGGTCTACGGCAGACCGACGGTGGAGAAGGACTGGTGA
- a CDS encoding BatD family protein — protein sequence MALAETAVTVEVDPRETIVGRPVTLRVLVPGDALAVIDTAPIVDCTVTPRGRIVGSRTGPDGRPAPVTAYRFELTPRRSGDCRIPALAVETGGARLTTSPATVVVRPEPAPPPALAGKTVLLDAALSRANPYRGQTVVYTVSLFRSVAASGIAVTPPAFDGFAAVALPGQTDAEVTAGGKRYAVSHVDYALTPLRAGRLVLPPAQARLSGIPGASGPMVIDGAPLEITVRPLPPVPAGLPASELVGQMELDARLDAASVAVGQEVGLESILAGRGNLTEAALPTPQLPPGLSARRLATKDDGGNGPDGFTGRRTVHFALRAQSPGRYTLPGPRLAVFDPDRGTWRVLAAPETVLAVTAAPAPDAALAPPLLAPAASAATLAAAQADYASGRFAEAATGFEASLKAGCDGAALAVCLDAATSWRLAGEPGRAALWLYRAGLAQPGDGTIVKAQTAAGLPPLSPGLLLGNRLPRRTMLAAGGMAAGLLVLLLLAAWRWRPLLPRGAWLMAGILAGWLALEAGWLALAPALAPRGVATTEVAALSAPEAGAETLFTLPPGALVRLGPRRNGFVRVDAGNDALGWVVRDTAVTRLP from the coding sequence ATGGCCCTGGCTGAGACGGCCGTGACGGTGGAGGTCGATCCCCGGGAGACTATTGTCGGCCGGCCGGTGACGCTGCGGGTGCTGGTGCCGGGCGATGCGCTGGCCGTCATTGACACTGCGCCCATTGTCGATTGCACCGTGACCCCGCGCGGCCGGATCGTCGGGTCGCGGACCGGCCCGGACGGACGGCCGGCCCCCGTGACCGCCTACCGCTTCGAACTGACCCCCAGGCGCAGCGGCGATTGCCGGATTCCGGCGCTTGCCGTGGAAACCGGCGGCGCGCGCCTGACCACGTCCCCGGCCACCGTCGTCGTGCGCCCGGAGCCCGCCCCCCCCCCGGCCCTGGCCGGGAAAACCGTGCTGCTCGACGCGGCCCTGTCCCGGGCAAACCCGTACCGCGGCCAGACGGTTGTCTATACGGTGTCCCTGTTCCGGTCGGTGGCCGCCTCGGGCATTGCCGTGACCCCACCGGCTTTCGACGGGTTTGCCGCCGTTGCCTTGCCCGGCCAGACCGATGCCGAGGTGACGGCCGGCGGGAAACGCTACGCCGTAAGCCACGTGGACTACGCCCTGACCCCGCTTCGTGCCGGGCGGCTGGTCCTGCCCCCGGCCCAGGCCAGACTTTCGGGCATTCCCGGCGCGTCCGGCCCCATGGTCATCGACGGAGCGCCCCTGGAAATCACCGTGCGCCCCCTGCCCCCGGTCCCGGCCGGGCTGCCGGCCTCGGAGCTGGTCGGACAGATGGAACTCGACGCCCGGCTGGACGCCGCCTCCGTGGCTGTCGGCCAGGAAGTCGGCCTGGAGAGCATCCTGGCCGGACGCGGCAATCTGACCGAAGCGGCGCTGCCGACTCCGCAACTGCCGCCAGGCCTTTCGGCGCGCCGGCTCGCCACCAAGGACGACGGCGGCAACGGCCCGGACGGGTTTACCGGCCGGCGCACCGTGCATTTCGCCCTTCGCGCCCAAAGTCCCGGACGCTACACCCTGCCCGGCCCCCGCCTGGCTGTTTTCGATCCCGATCGCGGGACTTGGCGCGTCCTGGCCGCCCCGGAGACAGTCCTGGCCGTCACGGCCGCGCCAGCCCCGGATGCCGCCCTGGCTCCGCCCCTGCTGGCCCCGGCCGCAAGCGCGGCGACCCTGGCTGCGGCCCAGGCCGATTATGCCTCGGGCCGCTTTGCCGAGGCGGCCACGGGGTTCGAGGCCAGCCTCAAGGCTGGATGCGACGGAGCCGCCCTGGCTGTCTGCCTGGATGCGGCCACGTCCTGGCGACTGGCCGGAGAACCCGGAAGGGCGGCGCTGTGGCTGTACCGGGCCGGTCTGGCCCAGCCCGGCGACGGCACGATCGTCAAGGCCCAAACTGCCGCCGGGTTGCCGCCGCTGTCGCCGGGCCTGCTCCTTGGCAACCGACTGCCCAGACGCACCATGCTGGCGGCCGGCGGCATGGCGGCGGGCCTCCTGGTCCTGCTGCTCCTGGCCGCATGGCGCTGGCGGCCTCTGCTGCCCCGGGGAGCCTGGCTCATGGCCGGCATCCTGGCCGGCTGGCTGGCCCTGGAGGCCGGCTGGCTGGCCCTGGCCCCGGCCCTCGCCCCACGGGGAGTGGCCACAACCGAGGTGGCGGCGCTGTCTGCACCGGAAGCGGGAGCGGAGACCCTTTTTACCCTCCCCCCCGGAGCGCTGGTCAGACTCGGACCTCGGCGAAACGGCTTTGTGCGGGTGGATGCCGGCAACGATGCCCTGGGCTGGGTCGTCCGCGACACTGCCGTCACACGGCTTCCGTAG
- a CDS encoding bile acid:sodium symporter family protein, with product MIGRLLRKMASDWFLGGMISAVLLAAAFPAFGAAGGAMHADVVSDAGIFAVFFLHGLALSTQSLMAGLSKVKLHLLVQTLTFVIFPLLYIPFKLAFGGIIPEGLMLGFLYLCALPSTISSSVAMTAIAKGNVPAAIFNATLSSLLGIVLTPAIIGLAMDGGTTGGLSLGQAMLNIATLLFLPFVLGQLARPILGNLASRYKKYINTFDKLVILILVYSSFCDSTASGLWRDNGLSVIAMTLAGAALFLGAALFVSSRVSSWMGFSEEDRITAIFCGSKKTLASGVPMARLLFGTHPALGLIVLPIMFYHQLQLFVCSIMAGRFADRFSKVRVEETTPREMPAGEPAQARS from the coding sequence ATGATCGGCAGGCTTTTGCGCAAGATGGCATCGGATTGGTTCCTGGGCGGCATGATCTCGGCCGTGCTGCTGGCGGCGGCCTTCCCGGCTTTCGGGGCGGCTGGCGGGGCCATGCATGCCGACGTGGTCAGCGACGCCGGTATTTTCGCGGTCTTTTTCCTGCATGGGCTGGCCCTTTCCACCCAAAGCCTGATGGCGGGCTTAAGCAAGGTGAAGCTCCATCTGCTCGTCCAGACACTCACCTTCGTGATTTTCCCGCTGCTCTATATTCCCTTCAAACTGGCCTTTGGCGGCATCATCCCCGAGGGACTCATGCTGGGGTTCCTCTATCTGTGCGCCCTGCCGTCCACCATTTCCTCGTCAGTGGCCATGACGGCCATCGCCAAGGGCAACGTGCCGGCGGCCATCTTCAACGCCACCCTGTCGAGCCTGCTTGGCATCGTGCTGACCCCGGCCATCATCGGTCTGGCCATGGACGGCGGGACCACGGGCGGGCTGTCCCTGGGACAGGCCATGCTCAACATCGCCACCCTGCTGTTTCTGCCCTTTGTCCTGGGACAGCTGGCCCGGCCGATCCTGGGCAACCTGGCCTCGCGCTACAAGAAGTACATCAACACCTTTGACAAGCTGGTGATCCTGATTCTGGTCTACAGTTCCTTTTGCGATTCCACGGCCTCGGGCCTGTGGCGCGACAACGGCCTGTCGGTCATCGCCATGACCCTGGCCGGGGCGGCCCTTTTCCTGGGCGCGGCCCTGTTCGTCTCCTCAAGGGTGTCGTCCTGGATGGGCTTTTCCGAAGAGGACCGGATTACGGCGATTTTCTGCGGCTCCAAAAAGACCCTGGCCTCGGGCGTGCCCATGGCCCGGCTGCTTTTTGGGACGCATCCGGCCCTGGGGCTGATTGTGCTGCCGATCATGTTCTACCACCAGCTCCAGCTCTTCGTCTGCTCCATCATGGCCGGCCGGTTTGCCGACCGTTTTTCCAAGGTCCGGGTGGAAGAGACGACGCCCAGGGAGATGCCGGCAGGCGAACCCGCCCAGGCGCGCAGCTAG
- a CDS encoding AraC family transcriptional regulator: MPQPRRLPQLENLPRMVYARSESLPAGSLAAAHSHAFGQLSFAGEGVLTVATPTGSHVAPPRRAVWLPPGLVHEVTTSQPAEMRSLYIRADQDIFCPPRCLVLTVGPLARELILAAAALPPEYDEEGPDGRLVAVLLDQLATLPEAGFSLPWPADPQLAAVCRALAAAPDDVRPMETLAKNAGMTGRTLARRFQVETGLSFGKWRRRQRLLAALAHLEAGASVTAAGLESGYESASAFVAAFREAFGVTPGEFARGLRSGSNVTAGNHACSC; the protein is encoded by the coding sequence ATGCCGCAACCACGCCGTCTCCCACAGCTCGAGAACCTGCCGCGCATGGTCTACGCCCGCAGCGAATCGCTGCCGGCCGGCTCCCTGGCTGCGGCCCACAGCCATGCCTTTGGCCAACTGTCCTTTGCCGGCGAGGGCGTGCTCACCGTCGCCACGCCAACCGGCAGCCATGTGGCCCCGCCGCGTCGGGCCGTCTGGCTGCCGCCGGGCCTTGTGCACGAGGTGACCACATCGCAGCCGGCCGAGATGCGAAGCCTGTATATCCGCGCCGACCAGGACATTTTCTGTCCGCCCCGCTGTCTGGTGCTGACGGTTGGACCACTGGCCCGGGAGCTGATCCTGGCCGCCGCCGCCCTGCCCCCGGAGTATGACGAAGAGGGGCCGGACGGCCGGCTGGTCGCCGTCTTGCTCGACCAACTGGCCACCCTGCCCGAGGCCGGCTTCAGCCTGCCCTGGCCGGCTGATCCGCAACTCGCCGCAGTCTGCCGCGCCCTGGCTGCCGCCCCGGACGACGTGCGGCCCATGGAAACACTTGCCAAGAACGCCGGCATGACCGGGCGGACCCTGGCCCGTCGGTTTCAGGTTGAAACCGGGTTGTCGTTCGGGAAATGGCGACGCCGGCAGCGGCTCCTGGCAGCGCTCGCCCACCTGGAGGCGGGGGCCAGCGTCACGGCGGCGGGATTGGAAAGCGGCTACGAATCAGCCTCGGCCTTCGTGGCCGCCTTCCGGGAGGCTTTCGGGGTCACGCCCGGGGAGTTTGCCCGGGGCCTGCGGTCCGGTTCGAACGTGACGGCCGGCAACCATGCGTGTTCGTGTTGA
- a CDS encoding SpoIIE family protein phosphatase, which translates to MRILLFAGASRHTDNLIAGLPAGMYRREAGRFPMLRMAVGHAKCLDAGCAIRGAVESCRRGLGGVEPAGLLLFAGVGYDHAALLAGVAAAFPEVPLAGATSAGELSSAGGISDDAVLLIAFGGKGITCVAGVARDYDVSGLDPGASAAAAVAAARQGLSRAPGLCLVFPDRSQGGVQDYCQGLVQALGPDCLVLGGVPGRQLADPYPVRQFYGRELLMHAAPFLLIAGELPLAMRLSRGWRPVGSRARVTGVSGSVVSRIGDRSALDFYRHYLGPHAEPAVELPLAVACEKHNDFILRSPAFFSEGDGSIQFPAGVPEGAMVQLAEATRSEMLGDIETMAKGLAAEVASGISPAGVLLFSCSTRKDILGTKAVEEVERLAEALPAGTPLAGFYCLGEIGPSAPGLPLHLQNGSLIAVLLGGELVPAGLDTAPADLPCPAGATEALQREVRSLTRALARATQSRERLEAQKDRSQALMRVINDEINTARLEIQRKNELLRQALALAEEVQRNLLPQAAPGLAGFDIAGTSLYSDETGGDYYDFIHEPNEQPGRFGIIIGDVTGHGIAAALLMTTARAFLRMRSFQPGSLASVIDDVNKLLCADLADSGRFMTLFYLAIDVEKKRLHWVRAGHDPIILYDAATGLANDIPDKGGPPLGIVTGARYAENSAAGLIPGQVALLATDGLWEARNAKGEMFGKDRVRELLGRHSDLTAADIVTAVLEGLREFLGDDQPEDDVTLVAIKVLPE; encoded by the coding sequence TTGCGCATCTTGCTTTTTGCCGGGGCCTCGCGGCATACTGACAATCTGATCGCCGGTCTGCCGGCTGGGATGTACCGCCGCGAGGCAGGGAGGTTTCCGATGTTGCGCATGGCTGTTGGGCACGCCAAATGTCTGGATGCTGGGTGCGCCATACGCGGCGCTGTGGAATCTTGCCGCCGGGGCCTGGGCGGCGTCGAGCCGGCCGGGCTGCTGCTTTTTGCCGGGGTCGGCTATGACCATGCGGCGCTTCTTGCCGGCGTGGCTGCCGCCTTTCCCGAGGTCCCGCTGGCCGGCGCGACTTCGGCCGGCGAGCTGTCCTCGGCTGGCGGCATCAGCGACGACGCCGTACTGCTCATCGCCTTTGGCGGGAAGGGCATCACCTGCGTTGCCGGCGTGGCCCGGGATTATGACGTCTCCGGCCTCGATCCCGGGGCCAGCGCTGCCGCAGCCGTGGCCGCGGCCCGCCAGGGGCTTTCCCGCGCTCCGGGACTCTGTCTGGTCTTTCCCGACCGCAGCCAGGGCGGGGTGCAGGACTATTGCCAGGGCCTGGTCCAGGCCCTGGGGCCGGACTGTCTGGTCCTCGGCGGCGTGCCCGGGCGTCAGTTGGCCGATCCGTACCCGGTGCGCCAGTTCTATGGTCGGGAACTGCTCATGCATGCCGCGCCGTTTCTGCTTATCGCCGGCGAGCTGCCGCTTGCCATGCGCCTGTCGCGCGGCTGGCGGCCTGTGGGCAGCCGGGCCAGGGTGACCGGCGTTTCGGGTTCGGTGGTCAGCCGCATCGGCGATCGCTCGGCCCTGGATTTTTACCGCCACTACCTTGGCCCCCATGCCGAGCCGGCGGTGGAGCTGCCCCTGGCCGTGGCCTGCGAAAAACACAACGATTTTATCCTGCGCTCTCCGGCCTTTTTCAGTGAAGGGGACGGCAGCATCCAGTTCCCGGCCGGTGTTCCGGAAGGGGCCATGGTGCAGTTGGCCGAGGCCACCCGCAGCGAGATGCTTGGCGATATTGAAACCATGGCCAAGGGGCTGGCCGCCGAAGTGGCCTCCGGCATATCACCGGCCGGCGTCCTGCTGTTCTCCTGCTCCACCCGCAAGGACATCCTGGGCACCAAGGCCGTGGAAGAGGTCGAGCGTCTGGCCGAGGCCCTGCCGGCCGGGACGCCCCTGGCCGGTTTCTACTGCCTGGGCGAGATCGGACCCTCCGCCCCTGGTTTGCCGCTCCATCTGCAAAACGGGTCGCTTATCGCCGTGCTCCTTGGCGGCGAGCTGGTCCCGGCCGGTCTGGACACCGCCCCGGCCGATCTGCCTTGTCCGGCCGGGGCGACCGAGGCGCTTCAGCGGGAGGTCCGTTCGCTCACCCGGGCGCTGGCCCGGGCCACCCAGTCGCGGGAGCGTCTGGAGGCCCAGAAAGACCGTTCCCAGGCGCTCATGCGGGTCATAAACGACGAGATCAATACGGCCCGCCTGGAGATCCAGCGCAAAAACGAACTGCTGCGCCAGGCCCTGGCCCTGGCCGAAGAGGTGCAGCGAAACCTGCTGCCCCAGGCCGCTCCGGGCCTTGCCGGCTTCGATATTGCCGGCACGAGCCTGTATAGTGATGAAACCGGCGGCGATTATTACGATTTCATCCACGAACCCAACGAACAGCCAGGACGATTCGGCATCATCATCGGCGACGTCACCGGGCACGGCATCGCGGCGGCCCTGCTGATGACCACGGCCCGGGCCTTTTTGCGGATGCGGTCCTTTCAGCCCGGCTCCCTGGCCTCGGTCATCGACGACGTCAATAAGCTCCTGTGCGCCGATCTGGCCGATTCCGGCCGCTTCATGACGCTTTTTTATCTGGCCATCGACGTCGAAAAAAAACGCCTGCACTGGGTGCGCGCCGGCCATGACCCCATCATCCTCTACGACGCGGCCACTGGCCTGGCCAACGACATCCCGGACAAGGGCGGCCCGCCGCTCGGCATTGTCACCGGAGCCCGCTATGCCGAAAACAGCGCGGCCGGGCTGATTCCCGGGCAAGTGGCGCTTTTGGCAACCGACGGCCTGTGGGAGGCCCGCAACGCCAAGGGCGAGATGTTTGGCAAGGACCGGGTGCGCGAACTGCTTGGCCGGCACAGCGACCTGACTGCCGCCGACATCGTGACCGCCGTGCTCGAAGGCTTGCGGGAGTTTCTCGGGGACGATCAGCCCGAGGACGACGTGACCCTGGTGGCCATCAAGGTGCTGCCGGAGTAG
- a CDS encoding DsrE family protein, whose product MAATGDDEIGLVVLWVTRDREAALNMALMYAKNSRLKGWWEQVHLLVWGPSAKALSEDAELQAEVAACREAGVEVLACRACADRYGVSETLEGLGITVRYTGEPLTGYLKDGWKVVSV is encoded by the coding sequence ATGGCGGCAACTGGCGATGACGAAATCGGATTGGTCGTGTTGTGGGTGACCCGGGACCGGGAGGCAGCGCTCAATATGGCCCTTATGTACGCCAAGAATTCACGGCTCAAAGGCTGGTGGGAGCAGGTACATCTGCTCGTGTGGGGGCCTTCGGCCAAGGCGTTGTCCGAAGACGCCGAACTGCAGGCCGAGGTGGCGGCCTGCCGGGAGGCCGGGGTCGAGGTTCTGGCCTGCCGGGCCTGCGCCGACCGTTACGGCGTCAGCGAAACCCTGGAAGGGCTTGGGATCACGGTGCGCTATACCGGCGAGCCCCTGACCGGTTATCTCAAAGACGGCTGGAAAGTCGTCAGCGTCTGA
- a CDS encoding flavodoxin family protein — translation MKVLAINGSARKDGNTAAMLRMALAEIEAAGIETELVQLHGKDIRGCIACMKCWENKDGHCAVKKDMLNEIIDKMVAADGMILGSPTYFANVSSNIKSIIDRAGMVALANDAMLARKVGAAVVAVRRGGAIHVFNSINHFYFINQMVVPGSSYWNLGRGMEPGEVESDEEGVLTMKNLGKNMAWVMQKLNA, via the coding sequence ATGAAAGTACTGGCCATTAACGGCAGCGCCCGAAAGGACGGCAACACCGCTGCCATGCTGCGCATGGCCCTGGCCGAGATCGAGGCCGCCGGCATTGAAACGGAACTGGTCCAGCTCCACGGCAAGGACATCCGGGGCTGTATTGCCTGCATGAAATGCTGGGAGAATAAAGACGGCCACTGTGCTGTCAAAAAGGACATGTTAAACGAGATCATCGACAAGATGGTCGCGGCCGACGGCATGATCCTGGGGTCGCCGACCTATTTCGCCAACGTCTCGAGCAACATCAAGTCCATCATCGACCGGGCCGGCATGGTGGCCCTGGCCAACGACGCCATGCTGGCCCGCAAGGTCGGGGCGGCCGTGGTGGCCGTGCGCCGGGGCGGGGCCATCCACGTCTTTAATTCCATCAACCACTTTTATTTCATCAACCAGATGGTGGTGCCCGGTTCCAGCTACTGGAACCTGGGCCGGGGCATGGAGCCGGGCGAAGTGGAATCGGACGAGGAAGGCGTTTTGACCATGAAAAACCTGGGCAAGAACATGGCCTGGGTCATGCAGAAACTGAACGCCTAG